A single window of Penaeus vannamei isolate JL-2024 chromosome 24, ASM4276789v1, whole genome shotgun sequence DNA harbors:
- the LOC113803263 gene encoding protein FAM98B isoform X19: MENDILDSLEDLGYDGDISNETTLRAAVEGSEGGPKSVSYTKLVAWITSELRVLAKLEEMVNATTSPEEHSSFLMELSAFLKELGCPHTQLTEGPVSQRLTSTETRLLLLDFLLAELMAARMLSSATPEQGMTVEMRESEHARDLKALLIALGFPKPPANITPQQLFMKVEQKVNDVKSKAHPSLIGKPLFNGTLSDKQWALLDEMQKEMQSEYQMRREMLIKRLDVTVQSFQWSNKAKMRENDLVKAFRSRRDQLTEIPSVSVGDMLAAREDLAVLEKTSNASVRKATKTPLNKVLIGKVPDRGGRAHELEPPPPEMPSWSQRQPGGGGQGGSSSSQQGSQGGYSSGQQGFQGGFGGQGGQGGYGGGGQQGGQGGYGGGGGGQQGGQGGYGGGGQQGFQGGFGGQVYTIIYPAGVQVGYSGAQQGYQGGYGGGQQGGYGGRGGGRGGRGGGGGSGFSSGGDRVQGGWNQGGGYNRGGGGYDNRGGGGGYDNRGGGGGYDNRGGGGGYDNRGGGGGYDNRGSYDNRGGGGYRGGGHGGYDNRGYDNRGRGRGRGGRGGNRY, translated from the exons ATGGAGAACGATATTCTGGACTCGCTGGAGGACCTAGG GTATGATGGCGACATTAGCAACGAGACCACCTTGAGAGCAGCCGTTGAGGGAAGTGAAGGTGGACCCAAGAGTGTTTCGTACACAAAGCTCGTTGCTTGGATCACCTCAGAGTTGCGCGTCTTGGCCAAGCTAGAGGAGATGGTGAATGCCACGACATCCCCAGAGGAGCACTCATCCTTCCTTATGGAGCTCTCTGCGTTTCTCAAGGAATTAg GATGCCCTCATACACAACTGACCGAAGGCCCTGTCAGCCAGCGATTGACATCCACAGAAACGCGGCTTCTGTTGCTGGATTTCCTTCTAGCCGAACTTATGGCAGCTCGTATGTTGTCCAGTGCCACCCCAGAGCAAGGCATGACAGTGGAAATG CGTGAGAGTGAACATGCAAGGGACCTGAAGGCTTTGCTGATTGCTCTCGGCTTTCCCAAACCCCCAGCCAACATCACTCCACAGCAGCTTTTTATGAAAGTTGAACAGAAG GTAAATGATGTGAAGAGTAAAGCCCACCCATCTCTCATTGGTAAACCATTGTTTAATGGAACTCTGTCAGACAAGCAGTGGGCTCTGTTGGACGAGATGCAGAAAGAAATGCAGTCAGAATACCAGATGAGACGCGAGATGTTGATCAAGCGTCTTGATGTCACTGTGCAGTCTTTCCAG TGGTCCAACAAAGCCAAAATGCGAGAAAATGACTTGGTGAAAGCGTTCCGATCCCGAAGAGACCAGCTGACAGAAATCCCGAGTGTGTCTGTAGGCGACATGCTTGCAGCTAGGGAAGACTTGGCAGTCTTAGAGAAGACCAGCAATGCATCCGTGCGCAAGGCTACTAAAACACCCCTGAATAAG GTCCTGATAGGAAAGGTTCCAGATCGAGGTGGCCGAGCACACGAGCTGGAGCCTCCCCCGCCTGAGATGCCATCTTGGTCGCAGAGGCAACCAGGAGGAG GAGGTCAGGGTGGGAGTAGTAGTTCTCAGCAAG GTAGTCAGGGAGGCTATAGTAGTGGTCAGCAAG GCTTTCAGGGAGGCTTTGGAGGCCAAG GTGGTCAAGGTGGATATGGTGGTGGTGGACAGCAAG GTGGTcaaggtggttatggtggtggtggtggtggacagCAAG GTGGTCAAGGTGGCTATGGTGGTGGTGGCCAACAAG GCTTTCAGGGAGGCTTTGGAGGTCAAG tatatactataatatatccTGCAGGTGTTCAGGTTGGCTATAGTGGTGCTCAGCAAG GCTATCAGGGAGGATATGGGGGTGGACAGCAAG GTGGctatggaggacgaggaggtggccgcggagggcgtggtggtggaggtggaagtggcttctcctcaggaggcgATCGAGTCCAAGGTGGCTGGAACCAGGGCGGAGGATACAACCGTGGCGGCGGAGGCTACGACAAccgaggaggcggcggaggctaTGACAACCGAGGTGGCGGCGGAGGCTATGAtaacaggggagggggtggtggatatGATAacaggggaggtggtggaggctaCGATAATCGGGGTAGCTATGACaatcgtggtggtggtggctaccGAGGCGGTGGCCATGGTGGCTATGATAATAGGGGTTATGACAACAGAGGCaggggccgagggagggggggaagaggaggtaataGGTACTAG
- the LOC113803263 gene encoding protein FAM98B isoform X18, whose product MENDILDSLEDLGYDGDISNETTLRAAVEGSEGGPKSVSYTKLVAWITSELRVLAKLEEMVNATTSPEEHSSFLMELSAFLKELGCPHTQLTEGPVSQRLTSTETRLLLLDFLLAELMAARMLSSATPEQGMTVEMRESEHARDLKALLIALGFPKPPANITPQQLFMKVEQKVNDVKSKAHPSLIGKPLFNGTLSDKQWALLDEMQKEMQSEYQMRREMLIKRLDVTVQSFQWSNKAKMRENDLVKAFRSRRDQLTEIPSVSVGDMLAAREDLAVLEKTSNASVRKATKTPLNKVLIGKVPDRGGRAHELEPPPPEMPSWSQRQPGGGGSGGFGGGQQGSQGGYSSGQQGFQGGFGGQGGQGGYGGGGQQGGQGGYGGGGGGQQGGQGGYGGGGQQGFQGGFGGQVYTIIYPAGVQVGYSGAQQGYQGGYGGGQQGGYGGRGGGRGGRGGGGGSGFSSGGDRVQGGWNQGGGYNRGGGGYDNRGGGGGYDNRGGGGGYDNRGGGGGYDNRGGGGGYDNRGSYDNRGGGGYRGGGHGGYDNRGYDNRGRGRGRGGRGGNRY is encoded by the exons ATGGAGAACGATATTCTGGACTCGCTGGAGGACCTAGG GTATGATGGCGACATTAGCAACGAGACCACCTTGAGAGCAGCCGTTGAGGGAAGTGAAGGTGGACCCAAGAGTGTTTCGTACACAAAGCTCGTTGCTTGGATCACCTCAGAGTTGCGCGTCTTGGCCAAGCTAGAGGAGATGGTGAATGCCACGACATCCCCAGAGGAGCACTCATCCTTCCTTATGGAGCTCTCTGCGTTTCTCAAGGAATTAg GATGCCCTCATACACAACTGACCGAAGGCCCTGTCAGCCAGCGATTGACATCCACAGAAACGCGGCTTCTGTTGCTGGATTTCCTTCTAGCCGAACTTATGGCAGCTCGTATGTTGTCCAGTGCCACCCCAGAGCAAGGCATGACAGTGGAAATG CGTGAGAGTGAACATGCAAGGGACCTGAAGGCTTTGCTGATTGCTCTCGGCTTTCCCAAACCCCCAGCCAACATCACTCCACAGCAGCTTTTTATGAAAGTTGAACAGAAG GTAAATGATGTGAAGAGTAAAGCCCACCCATCTCTCATTGGTAAACCATTGTTTAATGGAACTCTGTCAGACAAGCAGTGGGCTCTGTTGGACGAGATGCAGAAAGAAATGCAGTCAGAATACCAGATGAGACGCGAGATGTTGATCAAGCGTCTTGATGTCACTGTGCAGTCTTTCCAG TGGTCCAACAAAGCCAAAATGCGAGAAAATGACTTGGTGAAAGCGTTCCGATCCCGAAGAGACCAGCTGACAGAAATCCCGAGTGTGTCTGTAGGCGACATGCTTGCAGCTAGGGAAGACTTGGCAGTCTTAGAGAAGACCAGCAATGCATCCGTGCGCAAGGCTACTAAAACACCCCTGAATAAG GTCCTGATAGGAAAGGTTCCAGATCGAGGTGGCCGAGCACACGAGCTGGAGCCTCCCCCGCCTGAGATGCCATCTTGGTCGCAGAGGCAACCAGGAGGAG GTGGTTCAGGTGGATTTGGAGGTGGTCAACAAG GTAGTCAGGGAGGCTATAGTAGTGGTCAGCAAG GCTTTCAGGGAGGCTTTGGAGGCCAAG GTGGTCAAGGTGGATATGGTGGTGGTGGACAGCAAG GTGGTcaaggtggttatggtggtggtggtggtggacagCAAG GTGGTCAAGGTGGCTATGGTGGTGGTGGCCAACAAG GCTTTCAGGGAGGCTTTGGAGGTCAAG tatatactataatatatccTGCAGGTGTTCAGGTTGGCTATAGTGGTGCTCAGCAAG GCTATCAGGGAGGATATGGGGGTGGACAGCAAG GTGGctatggaggacgaggaggtggccgcggagggcgtggtggtggaggtggaagtggcttctcctcaggaggcgATCGAGTCCAAGGTGGCTGGAACCAGGGCGGAGGATACAACCGTGGCGGCGGAGGCTACGACAAccgaggaggcggcggaggctaTGACAACCGAGGTGGCGGCGGAGGCTATGAtaacaggggagggggtggtggatatGATAacaggggaggtggtggaggctaCGATAATCGGGGTAGCTATGACaatcgtggtggtggtggctaccGAGGCGGTGGCCATGGTGGCTATGATAATAGGGGTTATGACAACAGAGGCaggggccgagggagggggggaagaggaggtaataGGTACTAG
- the LOC113803263 gene encoding protein FAM98B isoform X12: protein MENDILDSLEDLGYDGDISNETTLRAAVEGSEGGPKSVSYTKLVAWITSELRVLAKLEEMVNATTSPEEHSSFLMELSAFLKELGCPHTQLTEGPVSQRLTSTETRLLLLDFLLAELMAARMLSSATPEQGMTVEMRESEHARDLKALLIALGFPKPPANITPQQLFMKVEQKVNDVKSKAHPSLIGKPLFNGTLSDKQWALLDEMQKEMQSEYQMRREMLIKRLDVTVQSFQWSNKAKMRENDLVKAFRSRRDQLTEIPSVSVGDMLAAREDLAVLEKTSNASVRKATKTPLNKVLIGKVPDRGGRAHELEPPPPEMPSWSQRQPGGGGQGGSSSSQQGGSGGFGGGQQGSQGGYSSGQQGGQGGYGGGGQQGGQGGYGGGGGGQQGGQGGYGGGGQQGFQGGFGGQVYTIIYPAGVQVGYSGAQQGYQGGYGGGQQGGYGGRGGGRGGRGGGGGSGFSSGGDRVQGGWNQGGGYNRGGGGYDNRGGGGGYDNRGGGGGYDNRGGGGGYDNRGGGGGYDNRGSYDNRGGGGYRGGGHGGYDNRGYDNRGRGRGRGGRGGNRY, encoded by the exons ATGGAGAACGATATTCTGGACTCGCTGGAGGACCTAGG GTATGATGGCGACATTAGCAACGAGACCACCTTGAGAGCAGCCGTTGAGGGAAGTGAAGGTGGACCCAAGAGTGTTTCGTACACAAAGCTCGTTGCTTGGATCACCTCAGAGTTGCGCGTCTTGGCCAAGCTAGAGGAGATGGTGAATGCCACGACATCCCCAGAGGAGCACTCATCCTTCCTTATGGAGCTCTCTGCGTTTCTCAAGGAATTAg GATGCCCTCATACACAACTGACCGAAGGCCCTGTCAGCCAGCGATTGACATCCACAGAAACGCGGCTTCTGTTGCTGGATTTCCTTCTAGCCGAACTTATGGCAGCTCGTATGTTGTCCAGTGCCACCCCAGAGCAAGGCATGACAGTGGAAATG CGTGAGAGTGAACATGCAAGGGACCTGAAGGCTTTGCTGATTGCTCTCGGCTTTCCCAAACCCCCAGCCAACATCACTCCACAGCAGCTTTTTATGAAAGTTGAACAGAAG GTAAATGATGTGAAGAGTAAAGCCCACCCATCTCTCATTGGTAAACCATTGTTTAATGGAACTCTGTCAGACAAGCAGTGGGCTCTGTTGGACGAGATGCAGAAAGAAATGCAGTCAGAATACCAGATGAGACGCGAGATGTTGATCAAGCGTCTTGATGTCACTGTGCAGTCTTTCCAG TGGTCCAACAAAGCCAAAATGCGAGAAAATGACTTGGTGAAAGCGTTCCGATCCCGAAGAGACCAGCTGACAGAAATCCCGAGTGTGTCTGTAGGCGACATGCTTGCAGCTAGGGAAGACTTGGCAGTCTTAGAGAAGACCAGCAATGCATCCGTGCGCAAGGCTACTAAAACACCCCTGAATAAG GTCCTGATAGGAAAGGTTCCAGATCGAGGTGGCCGAGCACACGAGCTGGAGCCTCCCCCGCCTGAGATGCCATCTTGGTCGCAGAGGCAACCAGGAGGAG GAGGTCAGGGTGGGAGTAGTAGTTCTCAGCAAG GTGGTTCAGGTGGATTTGGAGGTGGTCAACAAG GTAGTCAGGGAGGCTATAGTAGTGGTCAGCAAG GTGGTCAAGGTGGATATGGTGGTGGTGGACAGCAAG GTGGTcaaggtggttatggtggtggtggtggtggacagCAAG GTGGTCAAGGTGGCTATGGTGGTGGTGGCCAACAAG GCTTTCAGGGAGGCTTTGGAGGTCAAG tatatactataatatatccTGCAGGTGTTCAGGTTGGCTATAGTGGTGCTCAGCAAG GCTATCAGGGAGGATATGGGGGTGGACAGCAAG GTGGctatggaggacgaggaggtggccgcggagggcgtggtggtggaggtggaagtggcttctcctcaggaggcgATCGAGTCCAAGGTGGCTGGAACCAGGGCGGAGGATACAACCGTGGCGGCGGAGGCTACGACAAccgaggaggcggcggaggctaTGACAACCGAGGTGGCGGCGGAGGCTATGAtaacaggggagggggtggtggatatGATAacaggggaggtggtggaggctaCGATAATCGGGGTAGCTATGACaatcgtggtggtggtggctaccGAGGCGGTGGCCATGGTGGCTATGATAATAGGGGTTATGACAACAGAGGCaggggccgagggagggggggaagaggaggtaataGGTACTAG
- the LOC113803263 gene encoding protein FAM98B isoform X28 encodes MENDILDSLEDLGYDGDISNETTLRAAVEGSEGGPKSVSYTKLVAWITSELRVLAKLEEMVNATTSPEEHSSFLMELSAFLKELGCPHTQLTEGPVSQRLTSTETRLLLLDFLLAELMAARMLSSATPEQGMTVEMRESEHARDLKALLIALGFPKPPANITPQQLFMKVEQKVNDVKSKAHPSLIGKPLFNGTLSDKQWALLDEMQKEMQSEYQMRREMLIKRLDVTVQSFQWSNKAKMRENDLVKAFRSRRDQLTEIPSVSVGDMLAAREDLAVLEKTSNASVRKATKTPLNKVLIGKVPDRGGRAHELEPPPPEMPSWSQRQPGGGGQGGSSSSQQGGSGGFGGGQQGSQGGYSSGQQGGQGGYGGGGGGQQGGQGGYGGGGQQGFQGGFGGQVYTIIYPAGVQVGYSGAQQGYQGGYGGGQQGGYGGRGGGRGGRGGGGGSGFSSGGDRVQGGWNQGGGYNRGGGGYDNRGGGGGYDNRGGGGGYDNRGGGGGYDNRGGGGGYDNRGSYDNRGGGGYRGGGHGGYDNRGYDNRGRGRGRGGRGGNRY; translated from the exons ATGGAGAACGATATTCTGGACTCGCTGGAGGACCTAGG GTATGATGGCGACATTAGCAACGAGACCACCTTGAGAGCAGCCGTTGAGGGAAGTGAAGGTGGACCCAAGAGTGTTTCGTACACAAAGCTCGTTGCTTGGATCACCTCAGAGTTGCGCGTCTTGGCCAAGCTAGAGGAGATGGTGAATGCCACGACATCCCCAGAGGAGCACTCATCCTTCCTTATGGAGCTCTCTGCGTTTCTCAAGGAATTAg GATGCCCTCATACACAACTGACCGAAGGCCCTGTCAGCCAGCGATTGACATCCACAGAAACGCGGCTTCTGTTGCTGGATTTCCTTCTAGCCGAACTTATGGCAGCTCGTATGTTGTCCAGTGCCACCCCAGAGCAAGGCATGACAGTGGAAATG CGTGAGAGTGAACATGCAAGGGACCTGAAGGCTTTGCTGATTGCTCTCGGCTTTCCCAAACCCCCAGCCAACATCACTCCACAGCAGCTTTTTATGAAAGTTGAACAGAAG GTAAATGATGTGAAGAGTAAAGCCCACCCATCTCTCATTGGTAAACCATTGTTTAATGGAACTCTGTCAGACAAGCAGTGGGCTCTGTTGGACGAGATGCAGAAAGAAATGCAGTCAGAATACCAGATGAGACGCGAGATGTTGATCAAGCGTCTTGATGTCACTGTGCAGTCTTTCCAG TGGTCCAACAAAGCCAAAATGCGAGAAAATGACTTGGTGAAAGCGTTCCGATCCCGAAGAGACCAGCTGACAGAAATCCCGAGTGTGTCTGTAGGCGACATGCTTGCAGCTAGGGAAGACTTGGCAGTCTTAGAGAAGACCAGCAATGCATCCGTGCGCAAGGCTACTAAAACACCCCTGAATAAG GTCCTGATAGGAAAGGTTCCAGATCGAGGTGGCCGAGCACACGAGCTGGAGCCTCCCCCGCCTGAGATGCCATCTTGGTCGCAGAGGCAACCAGGAGGAG GAGGTCAGGGTGGGAGTAGTAGTTCTCAGCAAG GTGGTTCAGGTGGATTTGGAGGTGGTCAACAAG GTAGTCAGGGAGGCTATAGTAGTGGTCAGCAAG GTGGTcaaggtggttatggtggtggtggtggtggacagCAAG GTGGTCAAGGTGGCTATGGTGGTGGTGGCCAACAAG GCTTTCAGGGAGGCTTTGGAGGTCAAG tatatactataatatatccTGCAGGTGTTCAGGTTGGCTATAGTGGTGCTCAGCAAG GCTATCAGGGAGGATATGGGGGTGGACAGCAAG GTGGctatggaggacgaggaggtggccgcggagggcgtggtggtggaggtggaagtggcttctcctcaggaggcgATCGAGTCCAAGGTGGCTGGAACCAGGGCGGAGGATACAACCGTGGCGGCGGAGGCTACGACAAccgaggaggcggcggaggctaTGACAACCGAGGTGGCGGCGGAGGCTATGAtaacaggggagggggtggtggatatGATAacaggggaggtggtggaggctaCGATAATCGGGGTAGCTATGACaatcgtggtggtggtggctaccGAGGCGGTGGCCATGGTGGCTATGATAATAGGGGTTATGACAACAGAGGCaggggccgagggagggggggaagaggaggtaataGGTACTAG
- the LOC113803263 gene encoding protein FAM98B isoform X16, with translation MENDILDSLEDLGYDGDISNETTLRAAVEGSEGGPKSVSYTKLVAWITSELRVLAKLEEMVNATTSPEEHSSFLMELSAFLKELGCPHTQLTEGPVSQRLTSTETRLLLLDFLLAELMAARMLSSATPEQGMTVEMRESEHARDLKALLIALGFPKPPANITPQQLFMKVEQKVNDVKSKAHPSLIGKPLFNGTLSDKQWALLDEMQKEMQSEYQMRREMLIKRLDVTVQSFQWSNKAKMRENDLVKAFRSRRDQLTEIPSVSVGDMLAAREDLAVLEKTSNASVRKATKTPLNKVLIGKVPDRGGRAHELEPPPPEMPSWSQRQPGGGGSGGFGGGQQGGSGGYGGGQQGFQGGFGGQGGQGGYGGGGQQGGQGGYGGGGGGQQGGQGGYGGGGQQGFQGGFGGQVYTIIYPAGVQVGYSGAQQGYQGGYGGGQQGGYGGRGGGRGGRGGGGGSGFSSGGDRVQGGWNQGGGYNRGGGGYDNRGGGGGYDNRGGGGGYDNRGGGGGYDNRGGGGGYDNRGSYDNRGGGGYRGGGHGGYDNRGYDNRGRGRGRGGRGGNRY, from the exons ATGGAGAACGATATTCTGGACTCGCTGGAGGACCTAGG GTATGATGGCGACATTAGCAACGAGACCACCTTGAGAGCAGCCGTTGAGGGAAGTGAAGGTGGACCCAAGAGTGTTTCGTACACAAAGCTCGTTGCTTGGATCACCTCAGAGTTGCGCGTCTTGGCCAAGCTAGAGGAGATGGTGAATGCCACGACATCCCCAGAGGAGCACTCATCCTTCCTTATGGAGCTCTCTGCGTTTCTCAAGGAATTAg GATGCCCTCATACACAACTGACCGAAGGCCCTGTCAGCCAGCGATTGACATCCACAGAAACGCGGCTTCTGTTGCTGGATTTCCTTCTAGCCGAACTTATGGCAGCTCGTATGTTGTCCAGTGCCACCCCAGAGCAAGGCATGACAGTGGAAATG CGTGAGAGTGAACATGCAAGGGACCTGAAGGCTTTGCTGATTGCTCTCGGCTTTCCCAAACCCCCAGCCAACATCACTCCACAGCAGCTTTTTATGAAAGTTGAACAGAAG GTAAATGATGTGAAGAGTAAAGCCCACCCATCTCTCATTGGTAAACCATTGTTTAATGGAACTCTGTCAGACAAGCAGTGGGCTCTGTTGGACGAGATGCAGAAAGAAATGCAGTCAGAATACCAGATGAGACGCGAGATGTTGATCAAGCGTCTTGATGTCACTGTGCAGTCTTTCCAG TGGTCCAACAAAGCCAAAATGCGAGAAAATGACTTGGTGAAAGCGTTCCGATCCCGAAGAGACCAGCTGACAGAAATCCCGAGTGTGTCTGTAGGCGACATGCTTGCAGCTAGGGAAGACTTGGCAGTCTTAGAGAAGACCAGCAATGCATCCGTGCGCAAGGCTACTAAAACACCCCTGAATAAG GTCCTGATAGGAAAGGTTCCAGATCGAGGTGGCCGAGCACACGAGCTGGAGCCTCCCCCGCCTGAGATGCCATCTTGGTCGCAGAGGCAACCAGGAGGAG GTGGTTCAGGTGGATTTGGAGGTGGTCAACAAG GTGGTTCAGGTGGCTATGGAGGTGGTCAGCAAG GCTTTCAGGGAGGCTTTGGAGGCCAAG GTGGTCAAGGTGGATATGGTGGTGGTGGACAGCAAG GTGGTcaaggtggttatggtggtggtggtggtggacagCAAG GTGGTCAAGGTGGCTATGGTGGTGGTGGCCAACAAG GCTTTCAGGGAGGCTTTGGAGGTCAAG tatatactataatatatccTGCAGGTGTTCAGGTTGGCTATAGTGGTGCTCAGCAAG GCTATCAGGGAGGATATGGGGGTGGACAGCAAG GTGGctatggaggacgaggaggtggccgcggagggcgtggtggtggaggtggaagtggcttctcctcaggaggcgATCGAGTCCAAGGTGGCTGGAACCAGGGCGGAGGATACAACCGTGGCGGCGGAGGCTACGACAAccgaggaggcggcggaggctaTGACAACCGAGGTGGCGGCGGAGGCTATGAtaacaggggagggggtggtggatatGATAacaggggaggtggtggaggctaCGATAATCGGGGTAGCTATGACaatcgtggtggtggtggctaccGAGGCGGTGGCCATGGTGGCTATGATAATAGGGGTTATGACAACAGAGGCaggggccgagggagggggggaagaggaggtaataGGTACTAG
- the LOC113803263 gene encoding protein FAM98B isoform X25, whose translation MENDILDSLEDLGYDGDISNETTLRAAVEGSEGGPKSVSYTKLVAWITSELRVLAKLEEMVNATTSPEEHSSFLMELSAFLKELGCPHTQLTEGPVSQRLTSTETRLLLLDFLLAELMAARMLSSATPEQGMTVEMRESEHARDLKALLIALGFPKPPANITPQQLFMKVEQKVNDVKSKAHPSLIGKPLFNGTLSDKQWALLDEMQKEMQSEYQMRREMLIKRLDVTVQSFQWSNKAKMRENDLVKAFRSRRDQLTEIPSVSVGDMLAAREDLAVLEKTSNASVRKATKTPLNKVLIGKVPDRGGRAHELEPPPPEMPSWSQRQPGGGGQGGSSSSQQGGSGGFGGGQQGGQGGYGGGGQQGGQGGYGGGGGGQQGGQGGYGGGGQQGFQGGFGGQVYTIIYPAGVQVGYSGAQQGYQGGYGGGQQGGYGGRGGGRGGRGGGGGSGFSSGGDRVQGGWNQGGGYNRGGGGYDNRGGGGGYDNRGGGGGYDNRGGGGGYDNRGGGGGYDNRGSYDNRGGGGYRGGGHGGYDNRGYDNRGRGRGRGGRGGNRY comes from the exons ATGGAGAACGATATTCTGGACTCGCTGGAGGACCTAGG GTATGATGGCGACATTAGCAACGAGACCACCTTGAGAGCAGCCGTTGAGGGAAGTGAAGGTGGACCCAAGAGTGTTTCGTACACAAAGCTCGTTGCTTGGATCACCTCAGAGTTGCGCGTCTTGGCCAAGCTAGAGGAGATGGTGAATGCCACGACATCCCCAGAGGAGCACTCATCCTTCCTTATGGAGCTCTCTGCGTTTCTCAAGGAATTAg GATGCCCTCATACACAACTGACCGAAGGCCCTGTCAGCCAGCGATTGACATCCACAGAAACGCGGCTTCTGTTGCTGGATTTCCTTCTAGCCGAACTTATGGCAGCTCGTATGTTGTCCAGTGCCACCCCAGAGCAAGGCATGACAGTGGAAATG CGTGAGAGTGAACATGCAAGGGACCTGAAGGCTTTGCTGATTGCTCTCGGCTTTCCCAAACCCCCAGCCAACATCACTCCACAGCAGCTTTTTATGAAAGTTGAACAGAAG GTAAATGATGTGAAGAGTAAAGCCCACCCATCTCTCATTGGTAAACCATTGTTTAATGGAACTCTGTCAGACAAGCAGTGGGCTCTGTTGGACGAGATGCAGAAAGAAATGCAGTCAGAATACCAGATGAGACGCGAGATGTTGATCAAGCGTCTTGATGTCACTGTGCAGTCTTTCCAG TGGTCCAACAAAGCCAAAATGCGAGAAAATGACTTGGTGAAAGCGTTCCGATCCCGAAGAGACCAGCTGACAGAAATCCCGAGTGTGTCTGTAGGCGACATGCTTGCAGCTAGGGAAGACTTGGCAGTCTTAGAGAAGACCAGCAATGCATCCGTGCGCAAGGCTACTAAAACACCCCTGAATAAG GTCCTGATAGGAAAGGTTCCAGATCGAGGTGGCCGAGCACACGAGCTGGAGCCTCCCCCGCCTGAGATGCCATCTTGGTCGCAGAGGCAACCAGGAGGAG GAGGTCAGGGTGGGAGTAGTAGTTCTCAGCAAG GTGGTTCAGGTGGATTTGGAGGTGGTCAACAAG GTGGTCAAGGTGGATATGGTGGTGGTGGACAGCAAG GTGGTcaaggtggttatggtggtggtggtggtggacagCAAG GTGGTCAAGGTGGCTATGGTGGTGGTGGCCAACAAG GCTTTCAGGGAGGCTTTGGAGGTCAAG tatatactataatatatccTGCAGGTGTTCAGGTTGGCTATAGTGGTGCTCAGCAAG GCTATCAGGGAGGATATGGGGGTGGACAGCAAG GTGGctatggaggacgaggaggtggccgcggagggcgtggtggtggaggtggaagtggcttctcctcaggaggcgATCGAGTCCAAGGTGGCTGGAACCAGGGCGGAGGATACAACCGTGGCGGCGGAGGCTACGACAAccgaggaggcggcggaggctaTGACAACCGAGGTGGCGGCGGAGGCTATGAtaacaggggagggggtggtggatatGATAacaggggaggtggtggaggctaCGATAATCGGGGTAGCTATGACaatcgtggtggtggtggctaccGAGGCGGTGGCCATGGTGGCTATGATAATAGGGGTTATGACAACAGAGGCaggggccgagggagggggggaagaggaggtaataGGTACTAG